The nucleotide sequence tactgaaaaatcatactcaagtaaaaatgtCGTTACTTGGcaaaaaaatgtagtgcaagtagagtaaaagtatctgttaaaaatattactcaaagtatgagcaaaaaatagacctttcaaaagtactcaagagtagcgagtagtgagtattacattgtaaaaagctgatgcatttacgtATAATTTGTGGATGTTTGTAAACGTAACATTGTGtggtgcatttagttattgcccagcagggaCACAGtgcataagacgttaatattaggttagatttaggtcaggtGACAAAAATTCAATGTGTAGCCAGCATCTAATGACAAGATTATTTTTATCTTCAAAAATGATGTCAAATGTTGTTGATGTTTGGTCGATTTGTTgtattagaaagtgaccaaaatccaactctgagccaacatctaaaaccaacatcatattgacgtcaaatatgatgcttatttgtcaggcaaccaaaatctaacatctgatagatgtcatagtggtaatgtccacacaacatcaagcggTAACATTAGAtcttgatatttggttgattttaggttggacgctggcatcggcctgacgttgggttctgatgtcaacctgagtttcatttccaaacaaaatgtgaCATCCCCACAACGTTAGGGTACATCGTCAATCTGATGTTATTTGGACGTCTagtgtctgctgggtgttttaGCCcattcatacagtaaacatccgtcatcttctcctcagtgacatgcatctaaacagtctctgagtcaatgtgtgtaaagattttggaaatcttcttggacacttattgcttccagtttgctgcaattataaatcgctcATATCTCGAGGTTGTTCATcagatgcaatttaccttctatgtgcgatttgattagaCGGGAATcaaaggactgatttttctaaaccccatagacaagaaataaaaGTATCGACTgctggttgaaggaaagtagtggagtaaaatttccaacacagcactaaaaatgtacaatagggaaagtaaaagtacactttTTAAATCTACTTAGTAAatgacaatttctgagaaaaactactcgattattgtagtttgagtatttgtaatttgttactttacatcatTGCTCATTAGTCATATTTGTGAGAGATTCTAATGGtcaaatccaattcaatgatttatgctaagctaaactaaatgtTCTTTTTCCAGACCCGGAGGTtgcctgaatggattcaaaaatggtaaaactcaaatgtttaacttTAGGAAAGCTTTAAATTGAGCCTATTGTCAAGAAAGTGGAGTGCTCCTTTGATCCAATCCCACAGCAATTACCCCAGTTGAAAAGAATTGACTCATATCTTTATCCTACACTCAAGacactttcagaaaacatcaGCAAAACATGTTCAACTGCAGAAATAAAGGATTTGCCGTTTCAGTCTTGTGTGAAACACACTAGACGCAGTCACGGGTTTGGAATGTTAATAGGCTGTTTAAATCAGAGAGTTTAAAGGCAACCTGACCCTGTGGAGGAGGGCTGAGCACTGACTCTGACTTCCAACAACCAAAACACCACCAAACCCTAATCCCAAGGCGACAATAATGTAGTTTGAGGGCAGCCGGACTCTTATTCTGTTTGCGTGACCCCTTGCAGGAGGCAGGAGGAAAGAGGATGTTGATGCACTTGCCTGCTCCGACAGATAATAGCAGCCCCATCCTAGCTGTTTTCTGCATCCGGGATGCCACCCCAGGTGCTCTCCCCCCACTGCAGGTCATaaactaaatgcatttgtttatcgGCAGAATTAATAAGATATTGCTGGCAGATACATGGATTTTACTGTGGTGTGCAAATGACATGCGTTTATCATAAAAGGAAACTTTCAAGGTTactgtgcctgtgaaacagagcGCTTGTTTTTGTCCATTTTAGAGGAAGGAAGAGCTGGACATAAATCAAAACTAAACCTCTTCCTGCCGTCACTAAGCCTTGACACAATGATGGACAGAATGAAGAAATGCAGGCTCGCATTTATCAACCAAAGAGAAAGCGAACATTGACTACTGATGAAGCAGGAATAAGaggcattctttttttttctatgatgAAAGGGAAAATGATTGCACAACTCACTGGAAAGAACAGCGTATTTTACTTAGCTTCCATGTAATATCTATAATTACTTTCCACACGTATCTATAAGacaataataatgaaaagaaTAATCTGCAATTTGCATGTCACAGAATGTTGCTTTCATTTTTTTGAAGAATTGGATAAATATCTGGGATAATTTTCACCATACAGAATAGATTTCACATGTATTTTAATACAGTTCTAATTCACTCACTTCACCTTAGCAGGGGCGGATTTAGCCATGGGGCAAAAGTCCTGAAATGCACCCTTTCTTATATTTTATGtctatttattttgctgtttgtttcaATATCACTTAATTTTGAATTCACAACTAAagattaaatattgatttttttcttttttaatttgacTGCCAGACTGTTCCATGATTGGGGGAggtggatattttattttataatattaacattacataacattacattattataataacatatGTTAGTgtgtattaaataatgtttaattttgtaaaaatgtatgtttgACTCTTAGTATACAAAATATGATACAAAACGATCTTATAGTTTATAGCAGGGGTCTCAAATGCCCCCTCTTCCTTTCTCCGGCTTGCAACTTGAAAATATCACGagatttttttcatcacatttctatacataatagttttaataactcatttctaataacgaaTTTATTTTAACTTCGGGGGgaatttattttactatatattaataaataaatttgttattgttttaaagtaGCTTACTATAGTAGTTAcaagttctattggattgcagctcctggggtaattacattatattaaagacacagcaatagcatcagatgaagcagattgattttataatactaggttaaactttctggcacatttacagcactgacatacataaaaaaaaaaaaattaaacaaagaaaagacTTGGGTATATTGGTGTGTTTGCGACATTGCATGCaatgtttctgtatttataaacaCCTCAGAGTATATTGGTGCTTACGAGTCACTgtctggcattgttattttgggggtcgcaggctgaaaagtttgggaacccctgctgtagacaatcggggaaaataattgtttaaaggggctaataattttgtcccttaaatgggtttttaaaagtagccgaaataaaacaaaaaagactttctccagaagaaaaaaatattatcagacatactttcaaaattttcttgcactgttaaacatcatttaggaaaaaaaaaatgtaaagaggggctaataattctgacttcaactgtatatatatatatatatacatatttatttcttttttttattttttatttttcttcgttgtagttttacaaaagaAAGACATTGAGAAGGACAATTGCCAGTAAATTCACTATAGTTACTCTTTGCTGTTCTTATGCTATCTGTAAACTTTTGGTTAAGCAACAATTTATTggaacagaataataataaatattattatgcctattattaaattgtagtatttttgtagcaatttaaactaccctTTCTAAAAGGAGctttgactgcatatactctAAGGAGGATTTTTAagtgcatcaattacatcaggtttccCCTTTTCTGTTGTGTTTGAATGTTAAAGCGGCCCTCTTATGAATTGTCAGTCATTGATATGGCCCCcagccaatttgagtttgagatccCTGGTTTATAGGCATAACAtttacttctagatatttattgttGGCCCCTAGATTTCCTGGAGCCCTTAAATGCTTactggttaaatccgcccctgcaccttagtccctgatttatcagaggtcgccacagtgatgAACCCCCAATTACCTGCCCTTCCAGCCAtatcaaaatctaaatttcagCATTGAAAAATTCCTGGAGTACAGTAAATAATGAAATGAAGCAAATGCGGCACTGATACTACTGTTCTACACCAATCTACACCAGACAAAAGAATAAATTAGGAATGATGataaatgtaaaacagtaaaaaccaCTGGTCATCATAGCTGGATATAGACATATAGATGGCTTTTTACATGTCAGATTGTCACTCAAAAGGGAAGTGGAGGATGCGGATGGCTTGGGCTTTTTGGCCGTGTTCACTGACGCATGTGCTGAAAAAGGGGAAGACTTTTCCTCTCGGCCCACTGGAGAAGGAATACAGCAGTGTCATGTTATCTGCATTATAAAAGGACACTTTACTTTCCTCGCAATCCAGGAAAATGCCAATCCTGCAAGGTGAGGTTATCACGGTCAGCCGCGTCCATGGCTGAGTGCCAGCTGAGTACTGGTTGGCATCACGCAGCCGCAGGGTCCAGTAGCCATTATCAGGACACAGTTTGACTCTGACCTGACGATTCACAGATTCCAGAGCAACACCCAGATCCCATTTAGGATTGTTACTAACATCCACTTCCCAGTAATGGCTGCCTGACTGAAAGCCCTCTGTTGCAAGAATGTTGACGCATTGGAGGAAGCGTTTGGTATCGCACAGGTAACTAGTCATTTGGTTGCTCTCAATCACTTGGGTTTTGTTCCTGGAAAGCTGTAGGCTGGGATGAGCCGTGTCCTCATCAAATATCAATGGAGATGGGCCTGGGAATACAAGGCATGTTATTATAAACGGCACTGATTACAAAACATTTATGGCTGGGAATTTTCGTTTTATTTAGGTGCTGGAATCATTTGAAGGGATTTTCATGACATTCAGATTTGTTAATAGTTCTTGATTGCCTGTATTCTTCTGCTCAAGCGAGTATACAGTAAGACGATTCAGCCAACAAATAGCTCATCTTACCTTTTTTTGGTTGATTAAATGTAACAAAGCAAAACTATTGTGAGCAAATGACTCCCTTTGCTGTGTACTAACCAGGATATAAAGTCCTGTTTAAAAAGGTAATCAGAGGTTTTTGTCCTAAACACTTCCAACTGCTGGGTAGGTATCACATGCATTTGTCAATTCGATCTCAAGTGGATGAAATATGAGTATAAACAAAGTCTGAAATGCTCACATGgtcacgcagacacacacaaaatctGTCTGCCCACTCACCTTAATTCTAAACATTGCACGATGCCATGAAGCACCCTAGCCAAACTGATTTTAAAGTCTAAACTTTAGtttgaaggagaaaaaaaaaagttaaaaccaTAATGTTCATTTATCGGTCTTGATTCAAAGGCACATTGTtctgcataatttatttattatcagaGCATAAATGGAAGCTGCCTGCTGCTCTCTGTAATTTAGCTTTTCCCATTCACTTTATTACTGGTACTATTTAAACTGTATAGAGAATGCATTTTTTGATGGATCAGAAAAAGACTATAGATACCACCTGAGAGCATCAGATTcttgtttgttgttatttttttaaataataatttttgtatatCATTTTAATTTTCACTAATATCCACAGAAGAAGAGAACAATTAATTTATCCCACATAAATAAAAAAGGTGAATATGTGAACAAAAACATGTATTCTgtcaaattagttttaaaaatattaattgtattatgcatttaaagggatggtccaagagtgtatttttaaggcttggttgtgtttacaagatgcaaagcaatgcGTGTACATGCGTCATttgttaaaacaataaataaataaatactaacaaGAAAAcgactgtcgtatttcctagttACTTCAAAAGGCCCACACTTAAGAGGCGGTGTGTGATTGGTTAGCTATCATAATGTTCTGTGATTCGCGGATCAGCTTAATGTCACCGGGAAAAGAGTCACGCttactgtcagtcagagtagctgttagctgcATCAGTTTGAGCCCAAATTAAAGAGAAACTGAAgaagacacagctgaacctcatgcctgctctgacaagtgtctttcacatatattcaaaataagcatgtgtaagtaatataaagtgttcactagggatgcaccgaatatTCGGCAACCGAAATTATTCGGCCGAAAATAGTCAAAAAAGCCCTTTCGGTGTTCGGCCGAATAAGTAAAAAGGCCGAATAAATTTTGCCGAACAATGTTTTTAATGCCGCGATCAAAAAGTAACCCGCGTAGAGTGAGAGGCGCGCGCTTTATGCAGCAAACATGTCAGCAGTGTGGAAGCGCTTTAAAGTGTAAGAGAAAGAGGCAAAAACGGCCGTTTGCAGACACTGTTCTGCTGAATTTTCCAAAGGAACGTTCTCTCTCTTCTCGCCCCCTTTGAGCAGATAACAAGAGAGATAAGCTCATCTGTGGCAGACGTCATACATTTACGTGCAGCACTAAAGCGTCTTTTAAACAAAGAGGCTGAAACAGACCACGGAGTGAAAACAGCTAAAAGTGCGCTCTTAGAAGCTGTCAGCGCACTATTTAGTCAGGCGGACTCAGAACACCTTTACTTTTTTCGCCATATAAAATATCATTACTTGGATATGGGGAAAAAGCTGCGCACACGAGAAATGATCCAGGCCGAGTTGGACTTGGGAAAGCCGCTAGGTATTGGAGACGGACGGTCAGGTGATGCACAGCGCAGGAGATGAAAACAGCGCAGAGAGTAACGGGCTCGTACTACAGATGAGCCGCGACTGTTTAGTGCTGCATCTCATGTCATCGATGAGAAGAGGAACCGACTTTCATGCGAGACAGCAGAGAAGCTACTTTTTATAAAGAAGAACCTGCCACTTTTCCTAAAGAAGTAGGCCAAGTAGGCTTATGTCTAggacagttattcatttgttgtcaTCCACATTTTTTGCACTATTCAATGCACATTTGTTGTTGTAGACATACAGTTGCATTCTTTCAGCAGTCAGT is from Danio rerio strain Tuebingen ecotype United States chromosome 14, GRCz12tu, whole genome shotgun sequence and encodes:
- the trim105 gene encoding tripartite motif containing 105 isoform X4 is translated as MKDAYISMIRKDKDKMEKIKKTGAELQGRVHNDFQALHHFLQVEEEAMIEELKREQEEMLQGLERHLEALQVAIRDVEKNINILRQTAGSTDQSVLVELPKLNSRSPLQELNINLNSFRSKSIAPLQYIVWRKMFQHLNPGPSPLIFDEDTAHPSLQLSRNKTQVIESNQMTSYLCDTKRFLQCVNILATEGFQSGSHYWEVDVSNNPKWDLGVALESVNRQVRVKLCPDNGYWTLRLRDANQYSAGTQPWTRLTVITSPCRIGIFLDCEESKVSFYNADNMTLLYSFSSGPRGKVFPFFSTCVSEHGQKAQAIRILHFPFE